CTACGGGACCTGGCACGCGACCGGGTGGTGCTGCTGGTGACCCACCGCATCACCAATGTCGCCGTGGCCGACCGGATCGTCGTCCTCGACGAGGGCCGGATCGTCCAGGAGGGCACCTACCAGGAACTGGCCGAACAACCGGGCCTGTTCCAGCAGTTGCTGTCCTACCAGGTCGCCTCCGCGGTGACCCCGAACGGTGAACAGCGATGACACCACGCGAATCACCGACGACCATGCCGGGTGAGCGGCCGAGCGGCGGGAGGGCCGAGCCCCGGATGTCACTCGACCGATATGCCGAGACGGTCCTCAAGGCAACCGCCTGGGCCTGCTTCTACTTCACCGACGAGGACGACCGGCCGTTGCAGCTCCACTCCGTCTATTCTCCCGCCCACCCGTGGCAACTCGTGGGCGGCACGATGGACCCGGGCGAGCGCCCCTGGCAGACGGCACTTCGCGAGTGCCGGGAGGAAACCGGCATCACACCGACCGGCCCGCCCCGCCTACTGGCCATGGTGTACGGCCTGCCCGGCGGCGGATGGCCCTACAGCACGGTCGGCTGCGTCTTCGACGGAGGCCGGCTCACCGCGCCGCAGATCCGTGACATCACCGTCGACCCACGGGAGCACGACGAGGTCCGCGTCCTGCCCCTCGCCGAGTGGGAGGCCTTGATGCCGCCTCGCGACTTCACGCGCCTGACCGCCGTCGCGACGGCCCGCCGCACGGGCGAGGCCGCGTACGTCGACACGTGGGACTGGGGGAGCGAGTGAACAGCGGCATCGTGTTGATGTCCGACCCGAGTGTGGCGGCGATTCCTCTGCGCGAATGCGGCCAGGACCTCGTCGACGTGCGCGCGCACGGCCTGAAGGCCGACGACCGCAGACACGACCCGGCCGGTGCCTTCGCCCACGTACGGCAAGGTGTCCTCACCAGGCTGCTGTACGCACAGTCGCTTCT
This window of the Streptomyces niveus genome carries:
- a CDS encoding NUDIX domain-containing protein; amino-acid sequence: MTPRESPTTMPGERPSGGRAEPRMSLDRYAETVLKATAWACFYFTDEDDRPLQLHSVYSPAHPWQLVGGTMDPGERPWQTALRECREETGITPTGPPRLLAMVYGLPGGGWPYSTVGCVFDGGRLTAPQIRDITVDPREHDEVRVLPLAEWEALMPPRDFTRLTAVATARRTGEAAYVDTWDWGSE